The Falco peregrinus isolate bFalPer1 chromosome 1, bFalPer1.pri, whole genome shotgun sequence genome has a window encoding:
- the LOC101914220 gene encoding uncharacterized protein LOC101914220 isoform X1 translates to MGLRLPLRRSASFTPGHPALAEPPGPAALRAEANVLVMGADSVGKSALTVRFLTRRFIGEYGDMEFIYSHNLTVDGREILFHIWDVPNSQPPSNRSRSPCASTVQTVPGKKQTRGSFPGQGSHRAPSQAAPSVRLPVPGEERRWGRGCRARSRTLLLLLGSFSLPLPKPSPLYAWERACVCSTDTDFSAVFFWKCNKLYLAGGPQLLGAVNLYSGHGKRHVLCWARAPTVAAAATQRCVSRTCSLSPGLGDSPHSAPSFWWLALIKQLSRAAREGLLLQQIQQGVVGSEAVLRERGAPGAPPVLTGLPDPTIHPTTSWVWVPRGLSYP, encoded by the exons ATGGGGCTCCGGCTGCCGTTGCGCCGCAGCGCCAGCTTCACCCCCGGGCACCCGGCCCTCGCCgagccgcccggccccgccgcgctccggGCGGAGGCGAACGTCCTGGTGATGGGGGCGGACAGCGTGGGGAAATCGG ctctgacTGTGCGTTTCCTGACCCGGCGCTTTATCGGGGAGTACGGAGACATGG aattCATCTACAGCCACAACCTGACCGTGGATGGTCGAGAGATTCTCTTCCACATCTGGGATGTCCCTAATTCCCAG CCTCCCAGCAACCGCAGCCGTTCCCCTTGTGCAAGCACCGTACAGACTGTGCCTGGGAAAAAACAGACACGTGGCTCATTCCCAGGACAGGGATCGCACCGTGCGCCTTCCCAAGCTGCTCCATCTGTAAGGCTGCCTGTCCCCGGGGAGGAaaggaggtggggaaggggctgccgGGCTCGTAGCCgaactctgctgctgctgctgggaagtttttccctgcctctccccaaACCCTCCCCCTTGTATGCCTGGGAAAGGGCTTGTGTGTGCAGTACGGACACtgatttctctgctgtgttctTCTGGAAATGCAATAAATTGTATTTGGCAGGAGGCCCCCAGCTCCTTGGGGCTGTGAATTTGTACTCGGGGCATGGGAAGAGACACGTACTGTGCTGGGCACGAGCACCCACCGTTGCTGCAGCAGCGACCCAGCGATGCGTTTCCCGTACCTGCTCCCTCAGCCCTGGGTTGGGTGACTCACCCCACTCCGCTCCCTCATTTTGGTGGCTCGCTCTCATaaagcagctgagcagagcagctcGGGAAGGTTTATTATTGCAGCAGATACAACAAGGTGTTGTGGGAAGCGAGGCGGTCCTGCGGGAGAGAGGGGCTCCAGGAGCTCCACCTGTTCTCACTGGTCTTCCTGACCCCACCATCCATCCCACCACCAGCTGGGTGTGGGTGCCTAGGGGGCTTTCCTACCCATGA
- the LOC101914220 gene encoding ras-related and estrogen-regulated growth inhibitor-like protein isoform X2 encodes MGLRLPLRRSASFTPGHPALAEPPGPAALRAEANVLVMGADSVGKSALTVRFLTRRFIGEYGDMEFIYSHNLTVDGREILFHIWDVPNSQEQAEEGSSEEKRIQWADSFVLVYSICDRASFNILPPKIQFIKATKEGQSQEKVPIIIVGNKRDLHHRRVVSSEEGRLLALSLDCGFYEVSAAEAYHGALMVFHGLAKRIPDTKLALKKGTGIRGIVKTMSSVFARKRTDSL; translated from the exons ATGGGGCTCCGGCTGCCGTTGCGCCGCAGCGCCAGCTTCACCCCCGGGCACCCGGCCCTCGCCgagccgcccggccccgccgcgctccggGCGGAGGCGAACGTCCTGGTGATGGGGGCGGACAGCGTGGGGAAATCGG ctctgacTGTGCGTTTCCTGACCCGGCGCTTTATCGGGGAGTACGGAGACATGG aattCATCTACAGCCACAACCTGACCGTGGATGGTCGAGAGATTCTCTTCCACATCTGGGATGTCCCTAATTCCCAG GAACAGGCAGAGGAGGGCTCCTCAGAGGAGAAGCGAATCCAGTGGGCAGACAGCTTTGTCCTGGTCTACAGCATCTGTGACCGTGCCAGCTTCAACATCCTGCCCCCTAAAATCCAGTTCATCAAGGCCACCAAGGaggggcagagccaggagaaGGTGCCCATCATCATTGTGGGCAACAAACGGGACCTGCACCACCGACGGGTGGTGTCCAGTGAGGAGGGTCGGCTCCTGGCCCTCTCTTTAGACTGTGGTTTCTATGAGGTCTCTGCAGCCGAGGCTTATCATGGGGCCCTCATGGTCTTCCATGGACTGGCCAAGCGCATCCCTGACACCAAACTGGCACTGAAAAAGGGTACAGGGATCCGCGGCATCGTCAAGACCATGTCATCTGTGTTTGCCCGTAAGCGAACGGACTCCCTCTGA
- the KIF7 gene encoding LOW QUALITY PROTEIN: kinesin-like protein KIF7 (The sequence of the model RefSeq protein was modified relative to this genomic sequence to represent the inferred CDS: deleted 1 base in 1 codon): MAAEGAAVRVAVRVRPLLPREALRGHRPCLRGDAATGEVALGRRRRFRFAAVLPEAAGQAAVYRACVQPLLRAFFRGFNATVFAYGQTGSGKTYTIGEASVASINEDEQGIIPRAMAETFKLIDENDLIDYTVRVSYLEVYKEEFRDLLQADTASKDIQIREDDKGNVVLCGVKESEVEGLDEVLSLLEMGNTAKHTGATHVNRQSSRSHTIFTVTMEQRRGAGRLPLHHHPSSVPASGQVLVSKFHFVDLAGSERIVKTGNTGERLKESIQINSGLLALGNVISALGDPRRKSSHIPYRDSKITRILKDSLGGNAQTVMIACVSPSSSDFDESLNTLNYANRAQNIQNKAVVNCRKETEHVEELHLQIKKLQKALEQRHRSETRIINRSATTKRCVPEPTARLLAECAHYRTCTDAAYRLLMELQEDSNLTVEQILRVKEWLCAVESERSELTSAGLDSGIESTSAEEQSLEAQGSKLARAQVNTEKRCEPIKDEQVAKLQRQVERLEEENRDFLAALEDAMEQYKLQSDKLREQQDKISELHVRLEMAMPNLCVPGLLENLHLVTAGQRPHTAPLDAAPSHGLSGVPSGLLPAEQSGRARCRKHLDSDPSFQEEDLASWHLNHAQCLTGNPEVRDAVLRRELSQDLEKPSELSSGEEEEEWEQKRSLLQRRNGIQSWSKKDICKLKEEPSGDNAHSIQEEQLELSKEVCRKREPVLGPWERLPGKDSEWRLVQAQQKIRELAINIRMKEELITELIKTGKDAQALNRQYCQKIGELEQEAEQVRAELSDSQKQLQELEGKETWDPGEKHKLQEYRTRVAAAQSKARVLCKKKQATERLVSLSAQSEKRVQELERNIQLMRRQQGQLQRRLREESEQKRRLEMEVNKRQHRVKELELKHEQHQKILRIKTEEIAAFQRKRRSGSNGSVISLEQQQKIEEQKKWLDMEMDKVLEQRRALDELEDELRKREAIVAKKEALLQEKNGLESKRLRSSQALTDDIVRVSSRLEHLEKELTEKNGQLRHGSAHDQQQIRHEINNLRQEKDQLLKQRLELDNKLRHGTLLSPEEERILFQLDEAIEALDAAIEYKNESITCRQRVLRASASLLSQCEMNLMAKLSYLSSSETRALLCKYFDKVVTLREDQHRQHIAFSELEMQLEEQQQLVYWLEAAVERQRLEMDRQLTLQQKEHEQNMQLLLQQSREHMDEGLASSKLQYEARIQVLEKELSHYMWANQELNQRLSNMNLHPGQTKAGMERGIHGAGDRAAPALGTCEESSLGEQPVPLAVPEESHRVRDENRDLVHAPLPSTWRRSSLPNDSPGDLRQRDPEHLLRAGQPHEVHPPRSLAPASKPRRELRRASLNVTAVPYHPAMIDVRKNPL, encoded by the exons aTGGCGGCGGAGGGGGCGGCCGTGCGGGTGGCCGTGCGGGTGCGGCCGCTGCTGCCCCGGGAGGCGCtgcgggggcaccggccctgcctGCGGGGCGACGCCGCCACCGGCGAGGTGGCGctgggccgccgccgccgcttccGCTTCGCCGCCGTGCTGCCCGAggcggcggggcaggcggcCGTCTACCGGGCCTGCGTCCAGCCGCTGCTGCGGGCCTTCTTCCGCGGCTTCAACGCCACCGTCTTCGCCTACGGGCAGACCGGCTCCGGCAAGACGTACACCATCGGGGAGGCCAGCGTCG CTTCCATCAATGAAGACGAGCAGGGCATCATCCCACGAGCCATGGCTGAGACTTTCAAGCTTATTGATGAGAATGACCTGATTGACTACACGGTCCGAGTGTCCTACCTGGAAGTGTACAAGGAGGAGTTTCGGGACTTACTGCAGGCGGATACAGCCAGCAAAGACATCCAGATCCGGGAGGATGACAAGGGGAATGTCG TGCTCTGCGGTGTGAAGGAGTCAGAAGTGGAAGGGCTGGACGAGGTGCTGAGCCTGCTGGAGATGGGGAACACAGCCAAGCACACGGGAGCTACCCATGTCAACAGGCAGTCGAGCCGCTCACACACCATCTTCACGGTGACCATGGAACAGCGGCGTGGGGCTGGCCGCCTCCCCCTGCACCACCACCCCTCCTCTGTCCCTGCCTCGGGCCAGGTCCTGGTTTCCAAGTTTCACTTTGTGGACCTGGCAGGCTCAGAGCGAATTGTGAAGACGGGAAACACAGGGGAGAGGCTGAAGGAGAGTATCCAGATCAACAGTGGCCTCCTGGCCTTAGGCAATGTCATCAGCGCCTTGGGAGACCCTCGGAGGAAGAGCAGCCACATCCCCTACAGGGACTCCAAAATCACCAG GATCCTGAAAGACTCTCTGGGAGGGAATGCCCAGACTGTGATGATAGCCTGTGTCAGCCCATCCTCCTCCGACTTCGATGAGAGCCTCAACACGCTGAATTATGCCAACCGGGCTCAAAACATCCAGAACAAGGCCGTGGTGAACTGCCGCAAGGAGACGGAGCACGTTGAAGAGCTTCACCTGCAAataaagaagctgcagaaggcGCTGGAACAGCGGCACCGCTCCGAGACCCGTATCATCAACCGCTCGGCCACCACCAAACGATGCGTGCCGGAGCCCACGGCTCGGCTGCTGGCTGAGTGCGCGCATTACCGCACCTGCACCGATGCTGCGTACCGGCTGCTgatggagctgcaggaggacagCAACCTGACGGTGGAGCAGATCCTGCGGGTTAAGGAGTGGCTGTGCGCGGTGGAGAGCGAGAGGAGTGAGCTGACCTCGGCCGGGCTGGATAGCGGTATCGAGAGCACCTCCGCAGAGGAGCAGAGCCTCGAGGCACAAGGCTCAAAGCTGGCAAGAGCCCAG GTGAACACTGAGAAGAGGTGTGAACCCATCAAAGATGAGCAGGTGGCTAAACTGCAGAGGCAAGTGGAGCGCCTGGAGGAGGAGAACCGTGATTTCCTGGCTGCCCTGGAGGATGCCATGGAGCAGTATAAGCTGCAG AGCGACAAACTGCGGGAGCAGCAGGATAAGATCTCTGAGCTGCACGTGCGCCTTGAGATGGCAATGCCAAACCTGtgtgtgccagggctgctggaaaACCTTCACTTGGTGACTGCTGGCCAGAGACCTCACACAGCCCCGCTGGACGCTGCC CCGTCCCATGGCCTCAGTGGGGTTCCCTCGGGGCTCCTTCCCGCTGAGCAGAGTGGAAGAGCCCGTTGCAGGAAG CATCTTGACAGCGACCCCTCCTTCCAGGAGGAGGACCTGGCCAGCTGGCACCTGAACCATGCGCAGTGCCTGACTGGCAATCCAGAGGTCAGAGACGCGGTGCTGAGGAGGGAGCTTAGCCAGGACTTGGAGAAGCCATCAGAGCTGTCctcaggagaggaggaggaggagtgggaaCAGAAACGGTCCCTGTTGCAGCGCCG AAATGGGATCCAAAGCTGGAGCAAGAAGGACATCTGCAAGTTGAAGGAGGAGCCGAGTGGAGACAATGCTCACTCGATTCAGGAGGAGCAACTGGAGCTGTCAAAAG AGGTCTGTAGAAAGCGGGAGCCAGTGCTTGGTCCCTGGGAGCGCCTGCCAGGGAAGGACTCGGAGTGGAGGCTGGTGCAAGCACAGCAGAAGATCCGGGAGCTGGCGATCAACATCCGCATGAAGGAGGAGCTGATCACGGAGCTCATTAAGAcag GCAAGGACGCCCAGGCTCTGAACAGGCAGTACTGCCAGAAGATCGGCgagctggagcaggaggcagagcaggtgCGGGCAGAGCTGAGTGACAGCCAGAAGCAGCTCCAGGAGCTGGAGGGCAAAGAGACGTGGGACCCCGGGGAGAAGCACAAGCTGCAGGAGTACCGCACACGTGTGGCGGCTGCGCAGAGCAAGGCACGG GTTCTGTGCAAAAAGAAGCAGGCGACGGAGAGGCTGGTGTCCCTCTCAGCCCAGAGCGAGAAACgggtgcaggagctggagaggaACATTCAGCTGATGCGGcggcagcagggccagctgcaGCGCCGGCTGCGGGAGGAGAGTGAGCAGAAACGGCGGCTGGAGATGGAGGTGAATAAGCGGCAGCACCGAGTCAAG GAACTGGAACTGAAGCATGAGCAGCACCAGAAAATCCTGCGCATCAAAACAGAGGAAATTGCAGCTTTCCAGAGGAAGCGGCGGAGTGGCAGCAACGGCTCCGTGatcagcctggagcagcagcag AAAATTGAGGAACAGAAGAAGTGGCTGGACATGGAGATGGATAAAGTTCTCGAGCAACGCCGGGCCCTGGATGAGCTAGAAGATGAGCTGAGGAAGCGGGAAGCTATTGTGGCCAAAAaggaagccctgctgcaggagaagaaCGGCCTGGAGAGCAAGCGACTGCGCTCCAGCCAG gctctgACAGATGACATAGTGCGTGTGTCCAGCCGCCTGGAGCACCTAGAAAAGGAGCTGACTGAGAAGAACGGGCAGTTGCGTCACGGCAGTGCCCATGACCAGCAGCAGATCCGCCACGAGATCAACAACCTGCGCCAGGAGAAGGACCAGCTGCTCAAACAGAGGTTGGAGCTCGACAACAAGCTGCGTCACGgcaccctgctgtccccagag gaAGAACGGATCTTGTTCCAGCTGGACGAGGCAATCGAGGCCCTGGATGCAGCCATCGAGTACAAGAATGAGTCTATCACGTGCAGGCAACGAGTCCTGCGGGCCTCAGCCAGCCTGCTGTCCCAGTGTGAGATGAACCTCATGGCCAAGCTCAGCTACCTCTCCTCCTCCGAGACCCGCGCTCTGCTCTGCAAATACTTTGACAAG GTGGTGACACTGCGAGAGGATCAGCACAGGCAACACATTGCCTTCTCAGAGCTGGAgatgcagctggaggagcagcagcagctggtgtaCTGGCTGGAGGCGGCCGTGGAACGTCAGCGCCTGGAGATGGACCGCCAGCTCACCCTGCAGCAGAAGGAGCATGAGCAGAACATGCAGTTACTGCTCCAGCAGAGCCGTG agcaCATGGATGAGGGGCTGGCCAGCAGCAAGCTGCAGTATGAGGCCAGGATTCAggtgctggaaaaggagctgaGCCATTATATGTGGGCAAACCAGGAGCTGAACCAGAGGCTGAGTAACATGAACCTCCATCCTGGACAGACCAAAG CAGGGATGGAGAGAGGCATTCAcggggctggggacagagctgcccctgccctcgGGACCTGTGAGGAATCCAGCCTTGGGGAGCAGCCCGTGCCTCTGGCCGTCCCTGAAGAAAGCCATCGGGTCAGGGATGAGAACAGGGACCTGGTGCATGCCCCTTTGCCATCGACATGGAGGCGTTCCTCCCTGCCCAACGACAGCCCTGGGGACCTTCGGCAGAGGGATCCGGAGCACTTGCTGAGAGCGGGGCAGCCTCATGAGGTGCACCCACCACGGAGCCTGGCTCCTGCCTCCAAGCCCCGCCGGGAGCTGCGCAGAGCCAGCCTGAACGTGACCGCCGTGCCTTACCACCCAGCGATGATAGATGTGAGGAAAAACCCACTCTAG